A section of the Burkholderia mallei ATCC 23344 genome encodes:
- the ompA gene encoding outer membrane protein OmpA, with product MNKLSKLAFIAATAVMAASASAQSVPASRQAVNDNWVNGTGEWVWMNGTNELCWRDAFWTPATANAKCDGALVAQAPAPAPVAPVAPAITSQKITYQADTLFDFDKAVLKPAGKQKLDELAAKIQGMNVEVVVATGYTDRIGSDKYNDRLSLRRAQAVKSYLVSKGVPANKVYTEGKGKRNPVTGNTCKQKNRKQLIACLAPDRRVEVEVVGTQEVQKTTVPAQ from the coding sequence TTCGGCACAGTCGGTGCCGGCGTCGCGACAAGCCGTGAATGACAACTGGGTGAATGGCACGGGCGAATGGGTGTGGATGAACGGCACGAACGAGCTCTGCTGGCGCGATGCGTTCTGGACGCCGGCCACCGCCAACGCCAAGTGCGATGGCGCACTGGTCGCCCAGGCACCGGCACCGGCGCCGGTCGCACCGGTTGCTCCGGCCATCACGAGCCAGAAGATTACGTACCAAGCCGATACGCTGTTCGACTTCGACAAGGCCGTCCTGAAGCCGGCCGGCAAGCAGAAGCTTGACGAACTGGCCGCGAAGATCCAGGGCATGAACGTCGAAGTGGTCGTGGCCACGGGCTACACGGACCGCATCGGTTCGGACAAGTACAACGACCGTCTGTCGCTGCGCCGCGCGCAAGCCGTCAAGTCGTACCTCGTCAGCAAGGGTGTCCCGGCGAACAAGGTCTACACGGAAGGCAAGGGCAAGCGCAACCCGGTCACGGGCAACACCTGCAAGCAGAAGAACCGCAAGCAGCTCATCGCCTGCCTCGCACCGGACCGCCGCGTGGAAGTCGAAGTGGTCGGCACGCAGGAAGTGCAGAAGACGACCGTTCCGGCGCAGTAA
- the ubiG gene encoding bifunctional 2-polyprenyl-6-hydroxyphenol methylase/3-demethylubiquinol 3-O-methyltransferase UbiG, producing MTNADPHELQKFSDLAHKWWDPNAEFKPLHDLNPVRLSWIDAHAHLPGKRVVDIGCGGGILSESMASLGAQVKGIDLATEALGVADLHSLESGVSVDYEAIAAEALAAREPGAYDVVTCMEMLEHVPSPANIVAACATLVKPGGWVFFSTLNRNLKSYLLAVIGAEYIAQMLPKGTHDYARFIRPSELARFVREAGLQMVEIKGIAYHPLAKRFALSNDTDVNYLVACRRGA from the coding sequence ATGACGAACGCCGATCCGCACGAACTCCAGAAATTCAGCGACCTCGCTCACAAATGGTGGGATCCGAACGCCGAATTCAAGCCTCTGCACGACCTCAATCCGGTTCGCCTGAGCTGGATCGACGCGCACGCGCATTTGCCCGGCAAGCGCGTCGTCGACATCGGCTGCGGCGGCGGCATCCTGTCTGAATCGATGGCGTCGCTCGGCGCGCAGGTCAAGGGCATCGACCTTGCGACGGAAGCGCTCGGCGTCGCCGATCTGCACAGCCTCGAAAGCGGCGTGAGCGTCGATTACGAGGCGATCGCGGCCGAAGCGCTCGCCGCGCGCGAACCGGGCGCGTACGATGTCGTCACGTGCATGGAGATGCTCGAGCACGTGCCGTCGCCCGCGAACATCGTCGCCGCGTGCGCGACGCTCGTGAAGCCGGGCGGCTGGGTGTTCTTCTCGACGCTGAACCGCAACCTGAAGTCGTACCTGCTCGCCGTGATCGGCGCCGAATACATCGCGCAAATGCTGCCGAAGGGCACGCACGACTACGCGCGCTTCATCCGTCCGTCCGAGCTCGCGCGCTTCGTGCGCGAAGCGGGCCTGCAGATGGTCGAGATCAAGGGCATCGCCTATCATCCGCTCGCGAAGCGCTTCGCGCTGTCGAACGACACCGACGTCAACTATCTCGTCGCGTGCCGCCGCGGCGCCTGA
- the gph gene encoding phosphoglycolate phosphatase (PGP is an essential enzyme in the glycolate salvage pathway in higher organisms (photorespiration in plants). Phosphoglycolate results from the oxidase activity of RubisCO in the Calvin cycle when concentrations of carbon dioxide are low relative to oxygen. This enzyme is a member of the Haloacid Dehalogenase (HAD) superfamily of aspartate-nucleophile hydrolase enzymes (PF00702).): MSPSSPSFAAPLSDAPRLDACEAVLFDLDGTLADTAPDLAAAVNKMQRSRGIAQTPLDALRPLASAGARGLIGGAFGIAPADAEFDALRDEFLANYATDLCVHTTLFPGIGVLLDDLDARGVRWGIVTNKAARFTDPLVALLGLAARAACVVSGDTASHPKPHPAPLLYAADRLSLAPERIVYVGDDLRDIQAGSAAGMPTVAAAYGYCGDGAAPADWRAQHLVETTDDLQRLLRVLRYNA, encoded by the coding sequence ATGAGCCCTTCGTCGCCCTCCTTCGCCGCCCCGCTGTCCGACGCGCCGCGCCTCGACGCATGCGAGGCCGTGCTGTTCGATCTCGACGGCACGCTCGCCGACACCGCGCCCGATCTCGCCGCCGCGGTCAACAAGATGCAGCGCTCGCGCGGCATCGCACAAACGCCGCTCGACGCGCTGCGCCCGCTCGCGTCGGCGGGCGCGCGCGGCCTGATCGGCGGCGCGTTCGGCATCGCGCCCGCGGACGCCGAATTCGACGCGCTGCGCGACGAATTCCTCGCGAACTACGCGACGGATCTGTGCGTGCACACGACGCTCTTTCCGGGCATCGGCGTGCTGCTCGACGACCTCGACGCGCGCGGCGTGCGCTGGGGCATCGTGACCAACAAGGCTGCGCGGTTCACCGATCCGCTCGTTGCGCTGCTCGGCCTCGCGGCGCGCGCGGCGTGCGTGGTCAGCGGTGACACGGCATCGCACCCGAAGCCGCATCCGGCGCCGCTGCTGTACGCGGCCGACCGCCTCTCGCTCGCCCCCGAGCGGATCGTGTACGTCGGCGACGACCTTCGCGACATCCAGGCGGGCAGCGCGGCCGGCATGCCGACGGTCGCCGCCGCGTACGGCTATTGCGGCGACGGCGCCGCCCCCGCCGACTGGCGGGCGCAGCATCTCGTCGAGACGACGGACGACCTGCAGCGGCTGCTGCGCGTGTTGCGCTATAATGCTTGA
- a CDS encoding IS3-like element IS407 family transposase (programmed frameshift), producing the protein MKKRFTEQQIIGFLKEAEAGMPVKELCRKHGFSDASFYTWRAKFGGMEVSEARRLKGLEVENARLKKLLAEAMLDMEALKVVVKGKPLSPQAKREAVLAIREKVNISERRACRLVGLSRSVLHYDAKPDHENEVLAARLVKLAHERRRFGYRRLHALVEREGTHANHKRIYRLYREAGLAVRRRRKRHGVMIEREQLALPGAPNEVWSIDFVMDALSNGRRVKCLTVVDDFTKEAVDIVVDHGISGLYVARALDRAARFRGYPKAVRTDQGPEFTSRALDQWAYANGVTLKLIQAGKPTQNAYIESFNGKFRDECLNEHWFTTLAHARAVIAAWRQDYNEQRPHSALNYLAPSEFAAKHRATADAPAAFQELV; encoded by the exons ATGAAGAAGCGCTTTACGGAACAGCAAATCATCGGGTTTCTGAAGGAAGCCGAGGCCGGTATGCCGGTCAAGGAACTGTGCAGGAAGCATGGGTTCAGTGACGCGTCGTTCTACACCTGGCGCGCGAAGTTCGGCGGCATGGAAGTCTCGGAAGCCCGCCGGCTCAAGGGCCTCGAGGTGGAGAATGCCCGACTGAAGAAACTGCTGGCCGAAGCAATGCTCGATATGGAAGCGTTGAAGGTTGTCGTCAAGGGAAAGC CCCTGAGCCCGCAAGCCAAACGCGAAGCAGTGTTGGCGATTCGGGAGAAGGTCAACATCTCCGAGCGCCGCGCCTGCCGGCTTGTCGGGCTTTCTCGCAGCGTGCTGCATTACGACGCGAAGCCGGACCACGAGAATGAGGTGCTCGCGGCGCGTCTGGTGAAGTTGGCGCACGAACGTCGTCGATTCGGCTACCGCCGACTGCACGCCCTGGTGGAACGCGAAGGCACGCACGCCAATCACAAGCGCATCTATCGCCTGTACCGTGAGGCAGGGCTGGCTGTGCGGCGCCGTCGCAAGCGCCACGGCGTCATGATTGAGCGCGAGCAACTGGCATTGCCGGGCGCACCCAACGAGGTATGGTCAATCGATTTCGTGATGGATGCGCTTTCCAACGGCCGGCGCGTGAAGTGCCTGACCGTCGTCGACGATTTCACGAAAGAGGCTGTCGACATCGTCGTCGACCATGGCATCTCAGGTTTGTATGTCGCTCGGGCATTGGACCGTGCAGCTCGCTTCCGTGGCTATCCCAAGGCGGTGCGAACAGACCAGGGACCCGAATTTACGAGCCGCGCGCTTGACCAGTGGGCGTATGCGAACGGCGTCACGCTGAAGTTGATTCAGGCGGGCAAGCCCACGCAGAATGCGTACATCGAATCGTTCAACGGCAAGTTCCGCGACGAATGCCTTAACGAGCACTGGTTCACGACGCTCGCGCACGCTCGGGCAGTCATCGCGGCATGGCGTCAGGACTACAACGAGCAAAGGCCGCACAGCGCACTGAACTACCTTGCGCCGTCAGAGTTTGCGGCGAAACATCGGGCAACCGCGGACGCTCCTGCCGCTTTCCAGGAGTTGGTTTAA